A genome region from Eschrichtius robustus isolate mEscRob2 chromosome 4, mEscRob2.pri, whole genome shotgun sequence includes the following:
- the LAMTOR3 gene encoding ragulator complex protein LAMTOR3, which translates to MADDLKRFLYKKLPSVEGLHAIVVSDRDGVPVIKVANDNAPEHALRPGFLSTFALATDQGSKLGLSKNKSIICYYNTCQVVQFNRLPLVVSFIASSNANTGLIVSLEKELAALFEELRQVVEAS; encoded by the exons ATGGCGGAT gaCCTAAAACGATTCCTGTACAAAAAATTACCAAG tGTTGAGGGGCTCCATGCTATTGTTGTGTCAGATAGAGATGGCGTGCCTGTCATTAAAG TGGCCAATGATAATGCTCCAGAGCACGCTTTGAGACCTGGCTTCTTGTCTACGTTTGCCCTTGCGACAGACCAAGGGAGCAAACTCggactttcaaaaaataaaagtatcatCTGTTACTATAACACCTGCCAG GTGGTTCAATTCAATCGTTTACCTTTGGTGGTGAGTTTCATAGCCAGCAGCAATGCTAATACAG GACTAATTGTCAGCCTAGAAAAGGAACTTGCTGCATTATTTGAAGAATTGAGACAAGTTGTGGAAGCTTCGTAG